One region of Rhineura floridana isolate rRhiFlo1 chromosome 20, rRhiFlo1.hap2, whole genome shotgun sequence genomic DNA includes:
- the EDF1 gene encoding endothelial differentiation-related factor 1 isoform X1 — protein sequence MAESDWDTVTVLRKKGPSAAQAKSKQAVLAAQRKGEDVETSKKWAAGQNKQHSITKNTAKLDRETEELHHDRVPLEVGKVIQQGRQSKGLTQKDLATKINEKPQVIADYESGRAIPNNQVLGKIERAIGMKLRGRDIGKPLEKGPKGK from the exons ATGGCGGAGAGCGACTGGGACACGGTGACGGTGCTGCGCAAGAAGGGCCCCAGCGCAGCCCAGGCCAAGTCGAAGCAG GCTGTCCTAGCTGCTCAGAGAAAAGGGGAAGATGTGGAGACCTCCAAGAAAt GGGCAGCAGGCCAAAACAAGCAGCACTCCATCACGAAGAACACGGCCAAGCTGGACAGGGAGACGGAGGAGCTTCACCACGACAGGGTCCCCTTGGAAGTGGGGAaggtgatccagcagggcaggcAGAGCAAGGGGCTGACCCAGAAGGACCTCGCCACG AAAATCAATGAGAAGCCACAAGTCATCGCCGATTACGAATCTGGAAGGGCAATACCCAACAACCAGGTGCTGGGTAAAATAGAGAGAGCCATTG GTATGAAGCTTCGCGGGCGGGACATTGGTAAACCCCTCGAAAAAGGCCCGAAAGGGAAGTGA
- the EDF1 gene encoding endothelial differentiation-related factor 1 isoform X2, whose translation MAESDWDTVTVLRKKGPSAAQAKSKQAVLAAQRKGEDVETSKKCQNKQHSITKNTAKLDRETEELHHDRVPLEVGKVIQQGRQSKGLTQKDLATKINEKPQVIADYESGRAIPNNQVLGKIERAIGMKLRGRDIGKPLEKGPKGK comes from the exons ATGGCGGAGAGCGACTGGGACACGGTGACGGTGCTGCGCAAGAAGGGCCCCAGCGCAGCCCAGGCCAAGTCGAAGCAG GCTGTCCTAGCTGCTCAGAGAAAAGGGGAAGATGTGGAGACCTCCAAGAAAt GCCAAAACAAGCAGCACTCCATCACGAAGAACACGGCCAAGCTGGACAGGGAGACGGAGGAGCTTCACCACGACAGGGTCCCCTTGGAAGTGGGGAaggtgatccagcagggcaggcAGAGCAAGGGGCTGACCCAGAAGGACCTCGCCACG AAAATCAATGAGAAGCCACAAGTCATCGCCGATTACGAATCTGGAAGGGCAATACCCAACAACCAGGTGCTGGGTAAAATAGAGAGAGCCATTG GTATGAAGCTTCGCGGGCGGGACATTGGTAAACCCCTCGAAAAAGGCCCGAAAGGGAAGTGA